The following are encoded together in the Glycine soja cultivar W05 chromosome 5, ASM419377v2, whole genome shotgun sequence genome:
- the LOC114412782 gene encoding probable inositol transporter 2: protein MEGGGVEVDASAFRECLSLSWKNPYVLRLAFSAGIGGLLFGYDTGVISGAILYIRDDFKAVDRKTWLQEAIVSMALAGAIVGAAVGGWINDRFGRRKAILLADTLFFIGSAVMAAATNPSILIVGRVFVGLGVGMASMASPLYISEASPTRVRGALVSLNGFLITGGQFLSYLINLAFTKAPGTWRWMLGAAVVPALIQIVLMMMLPESPRWLFRKGREEEGKEILRKIYPPQEVEAEINTLRESVEIEIKEAEATDNISIVKMLKTKTVRRGLYAGMGLQIFQQFVGINTVMYYSPTIVQLAGFASNRTALLLSLVTSGLNAFGSILSIYFIDRTGRKKLVLFSLCGVVFSLVVLTVVFHQSTTHSPMVSALETSHFNNTCPDYHSAANPGGWDCMKCLKASPNCGFCASGANKLLPGACLISNDTTKDQCHEEDRLWYTVGCPSKFGWLAIVGLALYIIFFSPGMGTVPWVVNSEIYPLRYRGICGGMASTSNWVSNLIVAQSFLSLTQAIGTSWTFMIFIFITIAAIIFVIIFVPETKGLPMEEVEKMLEGRDLNFKFWQRSSHCGEEVPPQKTQSN from the exons ATGGAAGGAGGAGGAGTAGAAGTTGATGCCTCTGCTTTCAGAGAATGCTTGTCTCTGTCATGGAAAAATCCTTACGTTCTTCGCCTTGCTTTTTCTGCTGGAATTGGTGGCCTTCTCTTTGGCTATGACACTG GAGTCATATCTGGGGCTATTTTATATATCAGAGATGATTTCAAAGCAGTGGATAGGAAGACTTGGCTTCAG GAAGCCATAGTGAGTATGGCTCTTGCTGGAGCAATCGTAGGAGCTGCAGTTGGTGGGTGGATTAACGATCGATTTGGAAGGAGAAAAGCTATTCTTCTTGCAGACACACTCTTCTTTATTGGCTCTGCTGTCATGGCTGCCGCTACCAATCCATCTATTCTCATTGTTGGTCGAGTTTTCGTTGGCCTTGGTGTTGGAATGGCCTCAATGGCATCTCCCTTATACATCTCTGAAGCTTCTCCAACTAGAGTTCGAGGTGCTTTAGTTAGTCTCAATGGCTTTCTCATAACTGGAGGACAATTCCTCTCCTACCTCATCAACTTGGCCTTCACAAAA GCACCAGGAACATGGAGATGGATGTTAGGAGCAGCAGTAGTACCAGCCCTGATACAAATCGTATTAATGATGATGCTGCCAGAATCACCGCGTTGGCTGTTCCGAAAG ggaagagaagaagagggtaAAGAAATTCTAAGGAAGATTTATCCACCCCAGGAAGTTGAAGCAGAAATTAATACTTTGAGGGAATCAGTTGAAATAGAAATCAAGGAAGCAGAGGCCACAGATAACATCAGCATAGTCAAAATGCTGAAAACTAAAACTGTGAGAAGAGGTTTGTATGCAGGAATGGGCCTTCAAATTTTCCAACAGTTTGTGGGGATCAACACTGTGATGTACTACAGTCCTACCATAGTTCAGTTAGCTGGTTTTGCATCCAACCGAACAGCACTTCTTCTGTCACTAGTCACATCTGGTCTCAATGCATTTGGTTCTATTTTGAGTATATACTTCATAGACAGAACAGGGAGGAAAAAGCTTGTGTTGTTCAGTTTGTGTGGTGTTGTGTTCTCCCTTGTTGTTCTAACCGTTGTGTTCCATCAGAGTACAACTCACTCCCCAATGGTTAGTGCACTCGAAACCTCTCACTTCAATAACACTTGCCCGGATTACCATTCAGCTGCGAACCCTGGTGGATGGGATTGCATGAAGTGCCTGAAGGCTTCTCCAAATTGTGGCTTCTGTGCTTCTGGAGCCAATAAG CTCTTACCTGGGGCATGTTTGATCTCCAATGACACCACAAAAGATCAGTGCCATGAAGAAGATAGACTATGGTACACCGTGGGGTGTCCTAGTAAATTTGGATGGCTTGCAATAGTAGGGCTTGCACTCTACATCATATTCTTCTCACCTGGGATGGGAACTGTGCCATGGGTTGTCAACTCTGAGATTTATCCCCTAAGATATCGAGGAATATGTGGAGGAATGGCATCCACATCCAATTGGGTCTCAAATCTTATTGTTGCTCAGTCCTTCCTATCATTGACACAAGCTATTGGGACCTCATGGAcatttatgatatttatattcATCACCATAGCTGCCATTatctttgttattattttcgTGCCCGAAACCAAAGGACTTCCAATGGAAGAAGTGGAGAAGATGTTGGAAGGAAGAGATCTCAACTTCAAGTTTTGGCAGAGAAGTTCTCACTGTGGAGAAGAAGTACCACcacaaaagactcaatcaaATTAA
- the LOC114411598 gene encoding glutaredoxin-C9-like, with amino-acid sequence MEVVASEAATSMINPYEVLHRLTSCNAVVVFSSSECCMSTVAKRLLFSLGVGPTVVELDRHATGPAIHALLFQLAAGTHHQPLPAVFVGGKFLGGVQTLMAAHINGTLVPLLKQAGALWL; translated from the coding sequence ATGGAGGTAGTAGCATCAGAAGCAGCAACATCGATGATCAACCCTTATGAGGTGTTGCACCGCCTGACGTCGTGCAACGCCGTGGTGGTGTTCAGCTCCAGCGAGTGCTGCATGTCCACGGTGGCCAAGCGCCTTCTCTTCAGCCTCGGGGTGGGTCCCACGGTGGTGGAGCTCGATCGCCACGCCACCGGCCCCGCCATCCACGCACTCCTCTTCCAGCTCGCCGCCGGCACCCACCACCAGCCCCTCCCCGCCGTCTTCGTCGGCGGAAAGTTCCTCGGCGGCGTCCAGACCCTCATGGCTGCCCACATCAACGGCACTCTCGTTCCTCTCCTCAAGCAAGCCGGAGCCCTGTGGCTTTAA